Proteins encoded within one genomic window of Ctenopharyngodon idella isolate HZGC_01 chromosome 6, HZGC01, whole genome shotgun sequence:
- the si:ch211-161c3.6 gene encoding high mobility group AT-hook 2b isoform X2 — MDVEETGTGQMEAAVQEEEAPAPKRSRGRPRKQPQEPVEPSAPRRPRGRPRGSKNKGQRVTAKMQVEPPRERRPRGRPRKWPQKTIHQEEEQTAHPADQGAESTEDPPTQTPPAASPSQESD; from the exons ATGGATGTGGAGGAGACCGGAACAGGTCAGATGGAGGCAGCGGTCCAAGAGGAAGAGGCCCCAGCTCCCAAACGCAGCAGAGGACGACCTCGCAAACAACCTCAG GAGCCAGTTGAACCCTCAGCTCCCAGGAGGCCAAGAGGAAGGCCGAGAGGCAGTAAAAACAAAGGCCAGCGGGTCACAGCCAAA ATGCAGGTAGAGCCACCTAGAGAACGAAGACCTCGAGGTAGACCACGAAAATGG CCTCAGAAGACCATTCATCAGGAAGAAGAGCAG ACTGCTCATCCTGCGGATCAAGGGGCGGAGTCAACAGAAGACCCGCCCACTCAGACCCCACCTGCTGCCTCACCATCACAGGAGAGCGACTAA
- the si:ch211-161c3.6 gene encoding high mobility group AT-hook 2b isoform X3 translates to MDVEETGTGQMEAAVQEEEAPAPKRSRGRPRKQPQEPVEPSAPRRPRGRPRGSKNKGQRVTAKVEPPRERRPRGRPRKWPQKTIHQEEEQTAHPADQGAESTEDPPTQTPPAASPSQESD, encoded by the exons ATGGATGTGGAGGAGACCGGAACAGGTCAGATGGAGGCAGCGGTCCAAGAGGAAGAGGCCCCAGCTCCCAAACGCAGCAGAGGACGACCTCGCAAACAACCTCAG GAGCCAGTTGAACCCTCAGCTCCCAGGAGGCCAAGAGGAAGGCCGAGAGGCAGTAAAAACAAAGGCCAGCGGGTCACAGCCAAA GTAGAGCCACCTAGAGAACGAAGACCTCGAGGTAGACCACGAAAATGG CCTCAGAAGACCATTCATCAGGAAGAAGAGCAG ACTGCTCATCCTGCGGATCAAGGGGCGGAGTCAACAGAAGACCCGCCCACTCAGACCCCACCTGCTGCCTCACCATCACAGGAGAGCGACTAA
- the si:ch211-161c3.5 gene encoding uncharacterized protein C3orf18 homolog isoform X2, with product MSLTTTKPDLFTSTQTLTPFPAPTLPLTTLIPFLTSSGEPRTEPENVTSRTVFRSITSSANETGLNSTQLPVASVEGAGMGMVLVPFGIITVIGLAVVVLLYIRKKKRLEKLRHQLMPMYNFDPAEEQDDLEQELLDHGRDGSPAGPNSKF from the exons ATGTCTCTGACCACCACCAAACCCGATTTGTTCACGTCCACCCAAACCCTGACCCCATTCCCAGCCCCCACCCTCCCCCTCACTACCTTAATTCCTTTTCTCACAAGTTCAGGAGAGCCCAGAACTGAGCCAGAGAACGTCACGTCTAGGACCGTCTTCCGCTCCATCACGTCGTCCGCCAACGAGACCGGCCTCAACTCCACGCAGCTGCCCGTCGCATCTGTAGAAGGCGCAGGGATGGGAATGGTGCTCGTACCCTTTGGCATCATCACAGTCATTGGGCTGGCTGTTGTTGTG CTTCTGTACATCCGGAAAAAGAAAAG GCTGGAGAAACTGAGACACCAGCTGATGCCCATGTATAACTTTGATCCAGCGGAAGAACAGGATGATCTAGAGCAGGAACTCTTGGACCACGGACGAGACGGAAGCCCAGCAGGACCAAACTCCAAA TTCTGA
- the si:ch211-161c3.6 gene encoding high mobility group AT-hook 2b isoform X1: MWRRPEQVRWRQRSKRKRPQLPNAAEDDLANNLRSQLNPQLPGGQEEGREAVKTKASGSQPNFWMQVEPPRERRPRGRPRKWPQKTIHQEEEQTAHPADQGAESTEDPPTQTPPAASPSQESD; the protein is encoded by the exons ATGTGGAGGAGACCGGAACAGGTCAGATGGAGGCAGCGGTCCAAGAGGAAGAGGCCCCAGCTCCCAAACGCAGCAGAGGACGACCTCGCAAACAACCTCAG GAGCCAGTTGAACCCTCAGCTCCCAGGAGGCCAAGAGGAAGGCCGAGAGGCAGTAAAAACAAAGGCCAGCGGGTCACAGCCAAA TTTTTGGATGCAGGTAGAGCCACCTAGAGAACGAAGACCTCGAGGTAGACCACGAAAATGG CCTCAGAAGACCATTCATCAGGAAGAAGAGCAG ACTGCTCATCCTGCGGATCAAGGGGCGGAGTCAACAGAAGACCCGCCCACTCAGACCCCACCTGCTGCCTCACCATCACAGGAGAGCGACTAA
- the si:ch211-161c3.5 gene encoding uncharacterized protein C3orf18 homolog isoform X1 yields MSLTTTKPDLFTSTQTLTPFPAPTLPLTTLIPFLTSSGEPRTEPENVTSRTVFRSITSSANETGLNSTQLPVASVEGAGMGMVLVPFGIITVIGLAVVVLLYIRKKKRLEKLRHQLMPMYNFDPAEEQDDLEQELLDHGRDGSPAGPNSKTLTTSQGTTQKPSRLVFTDVADAINA; encoded by the exons ATGTCTCTGACCACCACCAAACCCGATTTGTTCACGTCCACCCAAACCCTGACCCCATTCCCAGCCCCCACCCTCCCCCTCACTACCTTAATTCCTTTTCTCACAAGTTCAGGAGAGCCCAGAACTGAGCCAGAGAACGTCACGTCTAGGACCGTCTTCCGCTCCATCACGTCGTCCGCCAACGAGACCGGCCTCAACTCCACGCAGCTGCCCGTCGCATCTGTAGAAGGCGCAGGGATGGGAATGGTGCTCGTACCCTTTGGCATCATCACAGTCATTGGGCTGGCTGTTGTTGTG CTTCTGTACATCCGGAAAAAGAAAAG GCTGGAGAAACTGAGACACCAGCTGATGCCCATGTATAACTTTGATCCAGCGGAAGAACAGGATGATCTAGAGCAGGAACTCTTGGACCACGGACGAGACGGAAGCCCAGCAGGACCAAACTCCAAA ACACTGACCACAAGTCAGGGAACAACTCAAAAACCCAGTCGACTTGTTTTCACTGACGTGGCCGATGCCATTAATGCATGA